The Sporosarcina sp. Marseille-Q4943 genome includes the window TCCACTTCTTTCGCTGCAAGTGCACTGTTCGGCTGGACATTGTCGCCTAATACGACAACTTCCAAGTCAATTCCTTCCTCAGCGAGCTTCGGTTTCACAAGCTCAAGAATTTCTGTCATAGGTGGAATCAATGAAGCGACTTTCAATGTCACTGTTTCATCTTTCTTTTGTTCCTCAGCAGGGGTGTCCGCTGCTTTATCCTTGCCGCAGCCCGCTAATAAAACCATTAGCAATGCCGTTAGCATAAGTAGTTTTCTCATGTTGTTCCTCCTATTATCGTTTATCTATCATTCTTGATACAGTCGTTCCCGTAAATTGGATGAGCTGTACCAGTATGACCATTATGATTATCATGTACATCATCAAATCCGTTTTGAATTGCTGATAACCGTACCGGATTGCAAAGTCACCGATGCCGCCGCCACCGACTACGCCCATTATCGTCGAATATGAAATGAAGCTGATGATCGACGTCGTTAATCCTAACACGAGTCCTGAACGAGCTTCGACAAAAAGGAATTTAAAAATGACTTGCCTGACCGATGCCCCCATTGCAATTGCCGCTTCCATTACGCCTCTCGGCACATCAACTAACGACTGTTCAACGAGCCGTGAATAGTGCGCAATGGCTATGATCGACAAGGGTACCGTTGCGGCCGTTGTCCCGATGGCTGTCCCGATGAGCATCCTCGTGAAAGGGATGAGGAAGACAACTAATAAGAGGAACGGGAAGGACCGGATGATATTTACTAGTAAATTCAATACGGAAAAGACAATCGGGTTCTCATACACCTGCCCTTTCCTGCACAAAAAGAGCAATGTTCCAATAGGAAGTCCGACTAATACGGCTGCAGCAATTGATACGCCGACCATTATGAAGGTCTCCCCGATCGAACGCCAAATCTCGGCTTCATATTGAAGCAAAATATCAGGCATCGTTCATTTCACCGTCCTTTGTTAGCTGTTCCACAAAGAACCTCGGGCTATTCTCCTTCATTCCAATCCCTTTCGGCTCAATGGAAACCGTATCGTAGACCTTTCCTTCATTCAGGACAGAGACTCGGTTGCAAATGCTTTTGATCACTTCCATCTCGTGACTAACAATGACGATCGTCACTCCGAAGCTCCGATTCACATTTTCCAGCACAGCTAAAATTTCAGCGGTAGTGTTCGGGTCGAGAGATGATGTAGGCTCGTCGCATAACAGAACTTGCGGATTGTTCGCCAATGCCCTTGCGATTGCGACACGTTGCTTTTGCCCGCCACTCAATTGGGATGGGTACTTATCCTTGAAACTATCCAACCCCACAAACTGAAGACATTCCTCCACTCGGGCACGTCGGTCTTTCTTCGGAAACTTTGCCAGCTCCAATGAAACCACCACATTGTCATACACCGTTTTATTCGCCACTAGATTAAAATGTTGGAATATCATTCCGATTAATTTTCTTGATTGCCGGAGCTGTTTGCCGTTCAAATTTGTCAGCGTCTGCCCATTGACCGCCACTTCCCCATCATCAGGGACTTCCAGCAAATTCATCAGACGCAGAAGGGTCGATTTGCCTGCGCCGCTCGCC containing:
- a CDS encoding methionine ABC transporter permease; the protein is MPDILLQYEAEIWRSIGETFIMVGVSIAAAVLVGLPIGTLLFLCRKGQVYENPIVFSVLNLLVNIIRSFPFLLLVVFLIPFTRMLIGTAIGTTAATVPLSIIAIAHYSRLVEQSLVDVPRGVMEAAIAMGASVRQVIFKFLFVEARSGLVLGLTTSIISFISYSTIMGVVGGGGIGDFAIRYGYQQFKTDLMMYMIIIMVILVQLIQFTGTTVSRMIDKR
- a CDS encoding methionine ABC transporter ATP-binding protein, translated to MIKLHNVNKSFMRFQAIQSVSLSIGKGEIHGIIGASGAGKSTLLRLMNLLEVPDDGEVAVNGQTLTNLNGKQLRQSRKLIGMIFQHFNLVANKTVYDNVVVSLELAKFPKKDRRARVEECLQFVGLDSFKDKYPSQLSGGQKQRVAIARALANNPQVLLCDEPTSSLDPNTTAEILAVLENVNRSFGVTIVIVSHEMEVIKSICNRVSVLNEGKVYDTVSIEPKGIGMKENSPRFFVEQLTKDGEMNDA